CGCGTTCTGTGAGATGCGAGAGCAGATCGGCCTGAGCCAACTCGTCGGGGGAACGGAACAGCCGTTCGGGAGGCAGCCCTGCCGCGAGGACTGTGCCGCCGGCAGCGAGCGTCAGCACATGCCGCACGAGCTGCTCCGGGTCGGTGTCCTTCAACAGGAAGCCGGACGCGCCCCGGTGCAGTGCCTCGAGGACGTGTTCGTCCAAGCCGAATGTCGTGAGCATGGCGATCACGGGTGGAGCGGGCTCGGCCATCAGGCCCCGCAGGATCGTCAACCCGTCGGGTTCGGGCATCCGGATGTCGACGAGCACCACATCGGGCACATGCTGGCGGACGGTGTCGACCGCGGTCTTGCTCGAGGTGGCCGCCAACACGGTGATGCGCGGCGATGAGTCGAGCACGAGTGAGATGCCCGAGCGCACGAGCGCCTCGTCGTCGACGACGACGACGCTGATGACGGGATCGGCGTCCATGGGCCTGCCTCTCTAATGCGGCGTGCGGTTTGCTGTGTACGGTGTACGCGCCGGGAGCGGGCGCTGGCGCTGAGGCTAGTGGGTGCGGGTCTCCCAACACGGTGGCGTATCCCCATAGTGAGGACACAGCGACGGAACGACAGTGCCCCGCCTCGTGCCTCCCCCAGCGATCGGCGGCGCCGGCTCGCTCATGGGCTGAGCTATGGGGCGTTCAGCCGGGACGGCCCACCGATCGGCATCCCGGTAGGTCGCGTCGGGCTTTCTGTCCCCAGGAAGCGCAGGCAGGTAGACGGTGGATGCGGCCAGCGCTACGGCCATGTGGATCACATACGACATCTTCATCCTCGAGGACCCGAGAGGCACGGCGTCTGTGCGGGCCGAGGGCCCCACCGCCAGCCGGGTTCAGAAGAGCAGGCCGGCCTTGACCAGCGCGACGCCGATCCCCACGAGAGCGAGCACGACACCTGCTACGAAGGTCCGCAGGGATGGACGCTCCCCGCGGAGCCGCGAGACCACGGGGCCGAGGAGGGCGAGGCGGATCACGAGGTATGCGATGGCGATGATCTCGGCAACCAAACCGGGCATGTCGGTCAGCCATGCGTAAGCGAGGATGGCGGCGGGGAGGAGGCTTGAGGTCAGCACAGGCACCGAGTCGCGAAGCTCGGCTCGGATGGTCGCCGCGGTCAGCCGATGGTCACCCCTCGCTCGACGGCCGACGGATTCGGCGAACGTGTGCGCGAGGAAGGTAGAGAACGCGGTCGCGAGCACGTATGCCAGCCCCTGACCGCTCTCGGCGGCGTCGATGGTCATGGGGGCGATCGTGGCGAGGGTGACTATGTTGCCGTACACGTAAGCCGTGGTGCGGCTGGCCGCGTCCTCGCGAGTCAAGCGCTTTTGTCTGGCGGATGTCGACTCGGGCATGGCGCTCACCCTAGGCGAACGGGGACCGACGACGTCGCGGCTGTCGTCATCTCACGGCCCGTCTGTGAGCGCGGCCCTCGTGAGCGATGCATGCATGTGGACCGCCGGTACGTCGAGAAGACTACGAAGGGCCTCACCGGGCACGGGTGCAGGGCGTCTCTGGCCGCGACTCGTGTCACGTCTGCCTGTCAGCGTGCCACCTCGCCCCATAAACGAGGCTGTTCGTGCCAAGTAGCCGAACTGGGGCAGCAAAGGGTTGAGAATTGCGCCACGGAGGCCGCAGGATCGGTGCTCGCTCATCCGCCGGCGATCCCGCTCTACAGCGTGGCACCGGCCGCAGGCACCAAGTCGACGAGCACCTGGCTGCTCACGGATGACACGCAGATCGTGGTGCCAGCTCCCCCCTCGAGTCGACCCTCTCCCCAGAACCGCCCATGTCAGGCAGGAGAGGCATTGAAGCGTCGGCGGGGAGGGGCGCTCCGCCAGCCGTCCGGACAGCGAAGGCGCCTGCCGAATGCCGAAGCTCTGTCCGTGCCTGACGCTGTGATGCGCATAGCCAAACTACGGCCACCAGTGCCCAGCAACGACGAGTGACGGGCCCAGCCATCGCTCGTGACGGTCGGCTTGCCCGACAGGTAGCGATCTGTAGAAGGCCGCCTCCAAACGTGCATCGCCACGGACTGCGCACTCTCGCTCTCTCCGCCGCTAGGGAGCACGAACACGACCCCGCCGGTCGCGTCGCTTTTGCGGCGACCACCGGCTACGGCGCGCTCCCGGTAGGCCGACCAAAACCATCACAACGGTGATGCTGGGACGCTCACACTCTTACCCGTCTTCGGGCACGCGCTCCTGCTTCTACGGGATCGGGATCGGGACCGGGACCGGGACCGGTGCCTGGTGGGGCTGGTAAACGAATTCGCGATCGACCCCAAAACCCGCCTCGATGGAGCTCCTCGGGCTCGAACTTAACAGGATCCTCCGCTGTATCACGCGGCGTAGACGGTTAGGTTCGGCTAACCTCCATGACGACGTTTCTCAGCCGCCCTCTTGTGCACTTTGCCGCCGTGGTCGTGGTTGTGGCTTTCGCTGGTTGCAGCACGTTCGATTCGCGGGAGGGCGAGTCGGGTGGTCGCACCGTCGCTACTGTGCTCGGCGTGGTGACGGTGCCTCGGGAGATCGAGTCGGTGGTCGTGATCGAGGGGCGCCGCGACCTGGACATCGTCCTGTCGCTCGGCCTGCCGCTCGTGGGGCACCCGTACGACGAGGAGGGCTCGCTGGATCTGCCGTCGCCGCTGGAGGAGCCCCTCGCGGCGGCGAGCGACGCGGGCGCCGAGGGCCTGTTCCTCGCCGACGAGATCGACGTCGAGGCGATCGCCGTCGCGGCGCCCAGCGTGATCATCAGCCGCGCGGAGGACGTGGAGCCCCTGCTCGACGAGCTGAGCGCCATCGCCCCGGTCGTCGCGATCGGCGACCAGGACACGAGCACGTGGCAGGAGGACCTGGCGCTGGTCGCCGAGGCCACGGGGACGCAGGCCCGTGCCGCGGAGCTCGTGGCCGCATACGACGCCCGCGTGGCGGACATCGCGACCCGGTACGCCACGCAGCTCGCGGAGACGACCATCGCCCCCGTCGGCATCGACTCGGAGGGCTCGCAGGTGCGGCCATCGCGGCTGCTCTCCACCGCGCTGCGCGACGTGGGCGCGACCCCGTCGGCCGCCTTCCAGCAGGCCATCGACACGGGCGAGGGCGTCGAGTACGGGCCGGAGCAGCTGGTCGCCGGGTTCGGGGACGCGGAGGCGGTCATCGCGCTCGTGAACGAGCCCGATGTGTGGGCCTCCACGCAGACGTCGC
This is a stretch of genomic DNA from Clavibacter zhangzhiyongii. It encodes these proteins:
- a CDS encoding response regulator translates to MDADPVISVVVVDDEALVRSGISLVLDSSPRITVLAATSSKTAVDTVRQHVPDVVLVDIRMPEPDGLTILRGLMAEPAPPVIAMLTTFGLDEHVLEALHRGASGFLLKDTDPEQLVRHVLTLAAGGTVLAAGLPPERLFRSPDELAQADLLSHLTEREIAVLRALARGLSNADIGTECGMRLGTVKETVSSVISTLGVGSRVEAAIVAARAGLVPRP
- a CDS encoding ABC transporter substrate-binding protein, producing the protein MVTVPREIESVVVIEGRRDLDIVLSLGLPLVGHPYDEEGSLDLPSPLEEPLAAASDAGAEGLFLADEIDVEAIAVAAPSVIISRAEDVEPLLDELSAIAPVVAIGDQDTSTWQEDLALVAEATGTQARAAELVAAYDARVADIATRYATQLAETTIAPVGIDSEGSQVRPSRLLSTALRDVGATPSAAFQQAIDTGEGVEYGPEQLVAGFGDAEAVIALVNEPDVWASTQTSPLWLQLPAVAEGNVVRSDKRTHEGAALTAMWSLDVIEDLLQTL